In one window of Aceticella autotrophica DNA:
- a CDS encoding 4Fe-4S double cluster binding domain-containing protein: protein MNKQEILQKNAKKWGASLVAFSNLNGVLPDNLKDLPYGMTIVIKLSDRIIDEIKDKPTYTYFHHYRSVNTLIDQITLRMVLMIEEFGYNALAVPASQSIAELGEYRGLFQHKTAATRAGIGWIGKNDLLITEKYGPRVRLGTVLTDMPFKTGIPIVESKCGDCSLCVKSCPAMALNGYKWEEGIERSKILDARACSEYMKKNYQHIGRGSVCGICMRVCPYGKKTDITKTAKIKT, encoded by the coding sequence ATGAACAAACAGGAAATATTACAAAAAAATGCTAAAAAATGGGGTGCATCTTTGGTTGCTTTTTCAAATCTTAATGGTGTACTTCCTGATAATTTAAAGGATTTACCTTATGGCATGACAATTGTAATAAAATTATCTGACAGAATCATAGATGAAATAAAGGATAAACCGACATATACTTATTTTCATCATTACCGTTCAGTAAATACTTTAATTGATCAGATTACCTTAAGAATGGTTTTGATGATAGAAGAATTTGGATATAATGCTCTTGCAGTGCCGGCATCACAGTCGATAGCAGAATTAGGCGAATACAGAGGGCTTTTTCAGCATAAGACTGCTGCGACAAGAGCTGGTATCGGATGGATAGGGAAAAATGATTTATTGATAACAGAAAAATACGGTCCAAGGGTAAGACTTGGTACCGTATTGACTGATATGCCTTTTAAAACTGGAATACCAATTGTAGAAAGCAAATGCGGTGATTGCAGCCTTTGTGTTAAAAGCTGTCCTGCGATGGCTTTAAATGGATACAAATGGGAGGAAGGGATTGAAAGATCTAAGATTTTAGATGCGAGGGCATGCAGTGAATATATGAAAAAAAATTACCAACATATTGGGAGAGGTTCTGTTTGCGGTATTTGTATGAGGGTTTGCCCATATGGCAAAAAAACCGATATAACAAAAACCGCCAAAATAAAAACTTGA
- the metA gene encoding homoserine O-acetyltransferase MetA, whose amino-acid sequence MPINIPDNLPAFEILTNENIFVMSEERASHQDIRPLKIAILNLMPTKIATETQLLRLIGNTPIQVNITLFYPVSHIPKHTPANHLVNFYKSFYDIKNEKFDGLIITGAPVEQLDFEDVDYWNELTLIMKWSTQNVCSTLHICWGAQAGLYYHYRIPKYPLKEKMFGVFKHRVNVKNAKLMRGFDDEFYAPHSRYTEIRRKDIEKVKELEILSESDEAGLYILKTKGGKQIFVMGHSEYEKLTLKYEYERDKQKGIDIKIPKNYFLDDNPHKEPIVRWRGHANLLFSNWLNYYVYQETPYNLNDLK is encoded by the coding sequence ATGCCAATAAATATTCCTGATAATTTACCAGCTTTCGAAATATTGACAAATGAAAATATTTTTGTTATGTCTGAAGAACGTGCAAGCCATCAGGATATAAGACCATTAAAAATCGCCATCTTAAATTTAATGCCTACAAAAATTGCTACAGAAACACAGCTTCTAAGATTAATAGGAAATACTCCGATACAAGTAAATATTACGCTTTTTTATCCTGTTTCACATATACCAAAGCATACACCGGCAAATCATCTTGTTAATTTTTATAAAAGCTTTTATGATATAAAAAATGAAAAATTTGATGGGCTTATCATAACAGGTGCACCCGTTGAACAATTGGATTTTGAAGATGTTGATTATTGGAATGAACTTACCCTAATAATGAAATGGAGTACTCAAAACGTCTGCTCTACGCTTCATATTTGTTGGGGGGCACAGGCTGGACTCTATTACCATTATAGGATACCAAAATATCCCCTTAAAGAAAAAATGTTTGGCGTATTTAAACATAGAGTAAACGTAAAAAATGCAAAACTTATGCGGGGATTTGATGATGAATTCTATGCCCCACATTCAAGATATACTGAAATACGCCGCAAAGATATTGAAAAAGTAAAAGAACTCGAAATATTATCAGAATCTGATGAAGCAGGTCTTTATATATTAAAAACAAAAGGAGGAAAACAAATCTTTGTAATGGGTCATTCTGAATATGAAAAGTTAACACTTAAATATGAATATGAACGAGATAAGCAAAAGGGGATTGATATAAAAATCCCAAAAAATTATTTTTTAGATGATAATCCCCATAAAGAACCGATTGTACGCTGGAGAGGACATGCAAATCTCCTTTTTTCTAACTGGCTTAATTATTATGTTTATCAGGAAACGCCCTATAATCTAAACGATTTGAAATAA
- the cooS gene encoding anaerobic carbon-monoxide dehydrogenase catalytic subunit, whose amino-acid sequence MSDNYIYSAEKVIDDLSRKPGFVDTAIKRWEKRDPKCGFGYKGICCRLCSNGPCRITPTQPVGICGATADTIVARNLLRAIAAGTSCYIHHCRNAANTLLSAAEGKSSYTIKDEEKLKRYAQKIGINTNKDVKRIAYEFATKVLNDLSKPYTEKSELVYKLSLPARVSTWEKLNILPGGVNEEIIAALTKTSTNLNSDPVDMALHCLRLGIITGIYGLELTCIMQDILLGSPKITATHSNFGVIDQGYINLATIGGHQQVVSNRILELASNKEWVKKAQEAGAKGFKIYGVTCVGQDYEMRCASDKNSAFGGYVGNNFTQEYILGTGAIDLVFSEFNCTLPGIEPICKEYLVKQICLDDVAKKVGADLYQFQPEKADEYAAITLNEAIKAYKNRRGKVKIDVPAEKTPAMTGFTEDSIKGALGGSWKPLIDLIVKGDIKGVAGVVGCSNMAAKGHGIYGVELTKELIKRDILVLGSGCVGGNLENAGLYGLGSIELAGPKLKEVCRKLNIPPVLNIGPCLSIGRIHIIAEEIAEVLKVDVPQIPVVASAPQWLEEQALADGTFGVVLGLDLLLGTPPFVTGSNLITELLTSKLKDMVGARFIIEADPILGADAMESSIMERRKLLNI is encoded by the coding sequence ATGAGTGATAATTACATTTATTCTGCTGAAAAGGTTATTGATGACCTTTCTCGAAAGCCTGGTTTTGTTGACACAGCCATAAAACGTTGGGAAAAGCGTGATCCGAAATGCGGTTTTGGCTACAAAGGTATTTGCTGCAGGTTATGTTCTAATGGACCTTGTAGAATAACCCCAACTCAGCCGGTAGGGATTTGTGGTGCTACAGCAGATACAATAGTTGCACGCAATCTTTTGAGGGCAATAGCGGCAGGTACTTCTTGCTATATTCATCATTGTCGTAATGCAGCTAATACATTACTTTCTGCAGCTGAAGGCAAATCATCTTATACCATTAAAGATGAGGAAAAGCTAAAAAGATATGCTCAGAAAATAGGCATTAATACCAATAAAGATGTAAAAAGAATTGCTTATGAATTTGCCACAAAAGTATTAAATGACCTTTCTAAGCCTTACACAGAAAAATCTGAACTTGTTTATAAATTATCTTTGCCTGCAAGGGTTTCGACTTGGGAAAAACTTAATATATTGCCTGGTGGTGTTAATGAAGAAATCATTGCGGCACTTACTAAGACATCTACCAATTTGAATAGTGACCCTGTTGATATGGCATTGCATTGTTTAAGACTTGGTATCATAACAGGTATATATGGTCTTGAATTAACTTGCATAATGCAGGACATACTGCTTGGAAGTCCAAAGATTACCGCGACCCATTCTAATTTTGGTGTTATTGATCAGGGCTATATTAATCTTGCAACTATTGGAGGACATCAACAGGTTGTTTCAAATCGTATTTTGGAATTGGCAAGTAACAAGGAATGGGTTAAAAAGGCTCAGGAAGCCGGAGCTAAAGGTTTTAAAATATATGGTGTAACCTGCGTTGGACAGGATTATGAAATGAGATGTGCTTCTGATAAAAACAGCGCATTTGGCGGATATGTCGGTAATAATTTTACACAGGAATATATCTTAGGTACAGGAGCCATAGACCTTGTATTCTCAGAGTTCAACTGCACCTTACCTGGTATTGAACCAATATGTAAAGAATACTTAGTAAAACAGATATGCCTTGATGATGTAGCAAAAAAAGTGGGAGCAGACCTCTATCAATTCCAGCCTGAAAAAGCTGATGAGTATGCTGCTATTACACTTAATGAGGCTATAAAAGCTTATAAAAATAGGCGCGGAAAAGTTAAAATAGATGTTCCTGCTGAGAAAACCCCGGCTATGACGGGATTCACTGAAGACAGCATTAAAGGAGCTCTGGGTGGTTCATGGAAACCTCTTATTGATTTAATAGTTAAAGGCGATATAAAGGGTGTAGCAGGCGTTGTCGGCTGCTCTAATATGGCTGCAAAGGGTCATGGTATATATGGCGTGGAATTGACCAAAGAGCTCATTAAAAGAGATATTTTAGTACTTGGAAGCGGCTGCGTAGGAGGAAATCTTGAGAATGCGGGACTTTATGGGTTAGGAAGCATCGAACTGGCGGGTCCTAAGCTTAAAGAAGTATGCCGTAAATTAAACATACCTCCTGTTTTAAATATAGGTCCTTGTCTTTCTATAGGAAGAATTCATATAATAGCAGAGGAAATTGCTGAAGTATTAAAGGTGGATGTACCACAAATACCAGTAGTTGCTTCTGCACCTCAATGGCTTGAAGAACAAGCTTTAGCCGATGGAACCTTCGGTGTTGTTCTTGGACTTGACCTGCTTCTTGGAACACCGCCTTTTGTAACAGGAAGCAACTTAATAACAGAACTTCTTACATCAAAATTAAAGGATATGGTAGGTGCACGGTTTATAATAGAAGCTGATCCTATCCTTGGAGCGGATGCTATGGAAAGTTCTATAATGGAAAGGCGCAAACTGCTTAATATATAA
- a CDS encoding 4Fe-4S dicluster domain-containing protein: MDDKGGTKYILADVKKCLGCRCCEQACADANGNRPYWDLLESGIPLSPNINILYIFLQDKNYPIMAQAVCRQCEDAPCVKICPVRAISVNPDGVKIIDKRRCIGCHSCSIVCPFGAVYIPDKHAVATKCTLCIERKGAEGQPACIEACPNGALKLVDTKEIGQEKVKKIVYDTLSD, encoded by the coding sequence ATGGATGATAAAGGTGGCACGAAATATATCTTGGCAGATGTAAAAAAATGTCTCGGATGCCGCTGTTGCGAACAAGCCTGCGCTGATGCTAATGGAAACCGCCCATATTGGGATCTTTTAGAGTCTGGAATTCCTTTAAGCCCAAATATAAATATTTTATATATTTTTTTACAGGATAAAAATTATCCTATTATGGCTCAGGCAGTTTGCAGACAATGTGAAGATGCCCCTTGTGTTAAAATATGTCCGGTAAGGGCTATAAGTGTAAATCCGGATGGTGTAAAAATAATTGATAAACGGCGTTGTATTGGATGCCATAGTTGCTCAATTGTATGTCCTTTTGGTGCAGTATATATTCCGGATAAACATGCTGTTGCCACAAAGTGCACACTTTGTATAGAAAGAAAAGGTGCGGAAGGGCAACCAGCTTGTATAGAGGCATGTCCAAATGGTGCTTTAAAATTAGTTGATACAAAGGAAATCGGACAGGAAAAAGTAAAAAAAATTGTTTATGACACATTATCTGATTAA
- a CDS encoding single-stranded DNA-binding protein — translation MAGNVLENNSVNVTGKILSGLEFSHELYGEQFFNFTLKVPRLSDVTDVLPVTISNRLFEGMNLETGIRVRIEGQLRSYNRQSVDGKNKLILTIFARDIIIIDEEEFVKNPNEIFLDGFICKHPVYRTTPFGREIADMLIAVNRSYNKSDYIPVIAWGRNARFCEKLSVGDHIRLWGRVQSREYQKKRGDNEIETHIAYEVSITKMEKVDNEGKLREKDE, via the coding sequence ATGGCAGGAAATGTTTTAGAGAATAATTCAGTAAATGTAACAGGTAAAATCCTATCAGGTCTTGAATTTAGTCATGAATTATATGGCGAACAATTTTTTAATTTCACATTAAAGGTACCTCGATTAAGTGATGTAACAGATGTATTGCCGGTAACAATTTCGAATAGACTGTTTGAAGGGATGAATTTAGAAACCGGTATAAGGGTGAGAATTGAAGGTCAATTAAGGTCATATAACAGGCAATCTGTTGATGGTAAAAACAAACTGATTTTGACGATTTTTGCAAGGGATATTATAATTATAGATGAGGAAGAATTCGTAAAAAATCCTAATGAAATATTTCTTGATGGTTTTATATGTAAACATCCGGTTTATAGAACAACACCCTTTGGAAGGGAAATTGCGGATATGCTGATTGCTGTAAATAGGTCTTACAATAAGTCTGATTATATACCTGTAATTGCATGGGGAAGGAATGCAAGGTTTTGTGAAAAGCTGAGCGTTGGTGACCACATAAGGCTTTGGGGCAGGGTTCAAAGCAGAGAATATCAGAAAAAGAGAGGTGATAATGAAATAGAAACACATATTGCTTATGAAGTATCAATAACAAAAATGGAAAAAGTTGATAACGAAGGTAAACTTAGGGAAAAAGATGAATAA
- a CDS encoding cob(I)yrinic acid a,c-diamide adenosyltransferase, producing MEKGLIQIYTGNGKGKTTAAVGLSVRAIGRGFNVYMIQFLKDRDTGELHTLSHFDNFKVFRFKSSKKFFWQMNDEEKDLLKKQLKEAYEFIVDVLKNNKCDLLVLDEIMGVLHNNLYSIDDIIKLMDMKPEGMEMVMTGRNAPEELIERADLVTEMKLIKHPYEKGIKSRCGIEF from the coding sequence TTGGAAAAAGGGCTTATTCAAATATATACCGGAAATGGGAAAGGTAAAACTACTGCTGCAGTAGGACTTAGCGTTAGGGCTATAGGAAGGGGTTTTAATGTATATATGATTCAGTTTTTAAAGGATCGTGATACTGGAGAATTACATACCCTAAGTCATTTTGATAATTTTAAGGTTTTTAGATTCAAATCATCGAAGAAATTTTTTTGGCAGATGAATGATGAAGAAAAGGATTTACTTAAAAAGCAGTTAAAAGAAGCGTATGAATTTATAGTGGATGTTTTAAAAAATAATAAATGTGACCTTCTGGTATTGGATGAGATAATGGGAGTTTTACATAATAATCTTTATTCGATTGATGATATAATTAAATTGATGGATATGAAACCTGAAGGCATGGAAATGGTTATGACAGGAAGGAATGCACCTGAAGAGCTTATTGAAAGGGCCGACCTTGTTACTGAGATGAAGCTTATTAAGCATCCATATGAGAAAGGTATTAAATCACGATGTGGTATAGAGTTTTAA
- the dapD gene encoding 2,3,4,5-tetrahydropyridine-2,6-dicarboxylate N-acetyltransferase, whose amino-acid sequence MKPKDEITNPYEIARFIKESKKTTPVKAYIDGELNYTDIDGIEIYGENNFKIAFGELEDIQKLLNKNSTRIKKFRLELDRRNSAIPLLDIKNIDARIEPGAVIRDRVKIGKNAVIMMGAIINIGAEIGENTMIDMNAVIGARGIIGKNVHVGAGAVIAGVLEPPSSIPVVLEDNVLIGANAVVLEGVRIGHDSVVGAGSIVIEDVPPNTVVAGVPAKIVKIKDEKTKERTKLLDDLRG is encoded by the coding sequence TTGAAACCTAAAGATGAGATTACAAATCCATACGAAATTGCAAGATTTATAAAAGAATCAAAAAAAACCACACCTGTTAAAGCATATATCGATGGTGAATTAAATTATACAGATATAGATGGCATTGAAATTTATGGTGAAAACAATTTTAAAATAGCATTTGGAGAACTTGAGGATATTCAAAAATTACTAAATAAAAATAGCACCAGGATAAAAAAATTCCGTCTTGAACTTGACAGAAGAAATTCAGCAATCCCCCTTCTTGACATAAAAAATATAGATGCGCGTATAGAACCTGGCGCTGTCATAAGAGATAGAGTTAAAATCGGGAAAAATGCAGTTATAATGATGGGGGCAATTATAAACATAGGCGCTGAAATTGGAGAAAATACAATGATAGATATGAATGCAGTAATTGGTGCAAGAGGAATTATAGGCAAAAATGTCCATGTTGGCGCAGGTGCTGTAATAGCAGGAGTACTTGAACCTCCAAGCAGTATACCTGTTGTACTTGAAGACAATGTATTAATAGGAGCAAATGCGGTAGTTCTTGAAGGTGTCAGAATAGGGCATGACTCAGTTGTAGGAGCAGGTTCTATAGTTATTGAAGATGTTCCGCCAAATACTGTTGTAGCTGGTGTGCCTGCTAAAATCGTAAAAATAAAAGACGAAAAAACCAAAGAACGAACCAAATTACTTGACGATTTAAGAGGATAA
- the dapB gene encoding 4-hydroxy-tetrahydrodipicolinate reductase, which produces MLKIINHGCNGKMGRVISRLVSEKSDCKIVAGIDKNPSSSDFPIYTSLKDVKEDADVIIDFSFHSAVPELLKNAELKKIPVVVATTGLSDDELCTLKEAAKTIPIFRSANMSLGINILINLVKEAAKILQNNYDIEIIEKHHNMKKDAPSGTALMIADAINEVLTEKKEYIYGRHSKTDTRKENELGIHAIRGGTIVGEHEVIFAGHDEILTISHSARSREIFAIGALKAAEFIVNQKPGLYDMNSLLEKG; this is translated from the coding sequence ATGTTAAAGATAATAAACCATGGCTGTAATGGTAAAATGGGCAGGGTTATATCCCGGCTTGTTTCTGAAAAATCGGATTGCAAAATTGTGGCAGGTATTGATAAAAATCCTTCATCATCTGATTTCCCCATATATACCAGTTTGAAAGATGTAAAAGAAGACGCAGATGTTATTATTGATTTTTCATTTCACAGTGCTGTACCTGAGTTGTTAAAAAACGCCGAATTAAAAAAAATCCCAGTTGTTGTTGCTACAACCGGTTTAAGTGATGATGAATTATGCACTTTAAAAGAAGCAGCAAAAACAATACCTATTTTTCGTTCAGCAAATATGTCCTTAGGTATAAATATATTAATAAATTTAGTAAAAGAAGCAGCAAAGATTCTTCAAAATAATTACGATATAGAAATCATAGAAAAACACCATAATATGAAAAAAGATGCTCCAAGCGGTACCGCTCTTATGATAGCAGATGCTATAAATGAGGTTTTAACCGAAAAAAAAGAATACATTTATGGCAGACATAGCAAAACAGATACAAGAAAAGAAAACGAACTTGGAATACATGCAATAAGAGGCGGCACAATTGTAGGAGAACATGAAGTAATATTTGCAGGGCATGATGAAATTCTTACTATAAGTCATTCTGCCAGGTCAAGAGAAATTTTTGCCATTGGGGCATTAAAGGCCGCAGAATTTATTGTTAACCAAAAACCGGGTTTATATGATATGAACTCCCTTCTTGAGAAAGGATGA
- the dapA gene encoding 4-hydroxy-tetrahydrodipicolinate synthase translates to MSVFKGSGVAIVTPFTEDSVNLEKLGELLEWQIKEGTDAIIVCGTTGEASTMTDKEKMDTIKYTIDKVAGRIPVIAGTGSNNTAHSIEMSTFAASKGADALLVITPYYNKTTQKGLVEHYCEIAKHVNIPIIVYNVPGRTGMNITPETLFEICKKVDNVVAVKEASSNISQIAEIARIMGKSFHIYSGNDDQVVPIMSLGGLGVISVAANIVPKKVHEMTTSYLNGDIEKAREIQLELNLLNKVLFIETNPIPIKTAMNLIGFEVGPLRLPLVNMSDKNLEILKSTLKTYGFNIKGE, encoded by the coding sequence ATGTCAGTATTCAAAGGGTCTGGTGTCGCCATAGTTACACCCTTTACAGAGGATAGCGTAAATCTTGAAAAACTTGGTGAATTATTAGAATGGCAAATTAAAGAAGGCACCGATGCAATAATTGTATGTGGTACAACCGGTGAGGCTTCTACAATGACAGATAAAGAAAAGATGGATACAATAAAATATACCATTGATAAAGTTGCAGGAAGAATACCGGTAATCGCGGGAACAGGTTCGAATAATACAGCACACAGCATCGAAATGAGCACATTTGCTGCTTCAAAGGGTGCTGATGCCTTACTTGTTATAACACCTTATTATAATAAGACAACACAGAAAGGGCTTGTTGAACATTATTGCGAAATTGCAAAACATGTCAATATACCGATTATCGTTTATAATGTGCCCGGTAGAACCGGAATGAACATAACTCCCGAAACATTATTTGAAATATGCAAAAAAGTTGATAATGTAGTAGCAGTAAAAGAAGCCAGCAGTAATATCTCACAGATAGCAGAAATTGCCCGTATTATGGGAAAATCATTCCATATATATTCCGGTAACGATGACCAGGTTGTACCTATTATGTCTCTTGGAGGACTTGGTGTTATTTCTGTTGCTGCAAATATTGTGCCGAAAAAAGTACATGAAATGACAACTTCATATTTAAACGGTGATATTGAAAAAGCAAGAGAAATACAGTTAGAACTTAATTTGTTAAATAAGGTGCTTTTCATTGAAACAAATCCAATACCTATAAAAACCGCAATGAATTTAATTGGGTTTGAAGTAGGACCGTTAAGGCTGCCTCTTGTAAATATGAGCGATAAAAATCTCGAAATACTTAAATCTACCCTTAAAACGTATGGTTTTAACATAAAGGGGGAATAA
- a CDS encoding aspartate-semialdehyde dehydrogenase: MGVNVAIVGATGMVGNTFIKVLEDRNFPVDKLYLFASSKSAGKKLKFRENEYTVEELNENSFDRDIQIALFSAGGSTSKKYAPIAASKGITVIDNSSAWRMDENIPLIVPEVNPQDISWNKGIIANPNCSTIQMVVPLKPLHDKYKIKRIVVSTYQAVSGAGKKGVDDLERSLKGEPNQVFPYPIANNCLPHIDVFLPDGYTKEEMKMVNETKKIMNDDSIKVSPTAVRVPVEISHSESVNLEFEKPYEMEELKDLLKNAPGVILRDDPDNNIYPLATIAKGHDEVYVGRIRRDETVYSGLNMWIVADNVRKGAASNAVQIAELLIKNI, encoded by the coding sequence ATGGGAGTCAATGTAGCAATTGTAGGTGCAACCGGAATGGTTGGAAACACATTTATAAAAGTACTTGAAGATAGAAATTTCCCCGTTGACAAATTATATCTTTTTGCATCATCTAAATCAGCTGGTAAAAAACTTAAATTTAGAGAAAACGAATATACAGTAGAAGAATTAAATGAAAATAGCTTTGATCGCGATATACAAATCGCTCTTTTTTCAGCAGGCGGTTCTACCAGTAAAAAATATGCGCCAATTGCAGCATCAAAAGGAATTACCGTTATTGACAACTCAAGTGCATGGAGAATGGACGAAAATATTCCATTAATTGTTCCTGAAGTAAATCCTCAGGATATTTCATGGAACAAGGGAATAATCGCAAATCCAAATTGCTCAACAATTCAGATGGTTGTTCCGTTAAAACCACTTCATGATAAATATAAGATTAAGCGAATAGTTGTTTCGACATACCAAGCTGTATCAGGGGCAGGCAAAAAAGGTGTCGATGACCTTGAAAGAAGTCTTAAAGGCGAACCAAACCAAGTATTCCCATACCCAATCGCAAACAACTGTCTGCCGCATATAGATGTATTTCTACCCGATGGTTACACTAAAGAAGAAATGAAAATGGTCAATGAAACAAAGAAAATTATGAATGATGATTCGATTAAGGTTTCTCCTACGGCAGTAAGAGTACCTGTCGAAATTTCACACAGCGAATCTGTAAATTTGGAATTTGAAAAACCATATGAAATGGAAGAATTAAAGGATTTATTGAAAAATGCCCCCGGCGTAATTTTAAGAGATGACCCTGACAACAATATATACCCATTGGCTACCATTGCAAAAGGTCATGATGAAGTATATGTAGGTAGGATAAGACGTGATGAAACAGTATACAGTGGTTTAAACATGTGGATTGTTGCAGATAACGTAAGAAAAGGTGCTGCTTCTAACGCTGTCCAGATAGCAGAGCTATTAATCAAAAATATATGA
- the glnA gene encoding type I glutamate--ammonia ligase yields the protein MKNKYSKEDVLRISNEQGVEFIHLQFCDIFGILKNVSIPIEELDKALNNELMFDGSSIDGFVRIEESDMYLRPDTDTFVIFPWRTSSGVEARLICDIYNPDGTPFEGDPRFVLRRNIEEAKKLGFDAMNVGPECEFYMFLTDEKGNPTTVTQDSANYFDMAPVDLGESARKEMVSTLKQMGFDIEASHHEVGPGQHEIDFKYDNALTTADNIMTFKMVVRIIAQKHGLHATFMPKPVHRIAGSGMHMNQSLTKDGKNAFYDPEGPMELSQYCYYYIGGLMKHAKALTAVTNSIVNSYKRLVSGFEAPVYIAWSGRNRSPLIRIPAKRGNSTRIELRSPDPTNNPYLALSVALAAGLDGIKNKILPPKAVDRNIYKMGRSELEDLNIERLPASLEEALIELEKDEVIKNALGSHVYNKFVEAKWAEWNSYRNYVTQWEIEQYLTKF from the coding sequence ATGAAAAATAAATACAGCAAAGAGGATGTATTGAGAATTTCCAATGAGCAGGGTGTTGAGTTTATCCATCTACAGTTTTGCGATATCTTTGGTATCTTAAAAAATGTGTCAATTCCAATTGAGGAACTTGACAAAGCTTTAAACAATGAGCTGATGTTTGATGGTTCTTCGATTGATGGTTTTGTAAGGATAGAAGAATCAGACATGTACTTAAGACCTGATACTGATACGTTTGTTATTTTCCCTTGGAGGACTTCCAGCGGGGTTGAAGCAAGGCTTATATGCGATATATATAATCCGGACGGCACACCTTTTGAGGGTGATCCGAGATTTGTCCTAAGGAGAAATATAGAGGAGGCTAAAAAGCTTGGTTTTGATGCAATGAATGTAGGACCTGAATGTGAATTTTATATGTTTCTTACTGATGAAAAAGGTAATCCTACAACTGTAACACAGGATTCTGCAAATTATTTTGACATGGCACCGGTTGACCTTGGCGAAAGTGCAAGAAAAGAAATGGTTTCTACATTGAAACAGATGGGATTTGATATTGAGGCTTCACATCATGAAGTAGGTCCTGGACAGCACGAGATCGATTTTAAATATGATAATGCTTTGACAACAGCAGATAATATTATGACATTTAAAATGGTTGTACGGATTATAGCTCAAAAGCATGGACTTCATGCTACATTTATGCCTAAACCTGTACATAGAATAGCAGGTTCGGGTATGCATATGAATCAGTCGCTGACAAAAGATGGAAAAAACGCCTTTTACGATCCGGAAGGACCGATGGAATTAAGTCAATATTGTTACTATTATATAGGTGGACTTATGAAACATGCAAAGGCGCTTACCGCAGTAACAAATTCAATTGTCAATTCTTATAAAAGATTGGTATCAGGTTTTGAAGCACCTGTATATATTGCATGGTCAGGACGCAACAGAAGTCCATTGATTAGAATACCTGCCAAAAGAGGAAATTCAACAAGGATAGAATTGAGAAGCCCTGATCCTACAAACAATCCTTACTTGGCACTTTCAGTAGCATTGGCAGCCGGACTTGATGGCATTAAAAATAAAATACTTCCTCCGAAAGCTGTTGACAGGAATATATACAAAATGGGGAGAAGTGAATTAGAGGACCTTAATATAGAAAGATTACCTGCTTCTCTTGAAGAAGCATTAATTGAGCTTGAAAAAGATGAGGTTATAAAAAACGCTCTTGGCTCACATGTTTATAATAAATTTGTTGAAGCGAAATGGGCTGAGTGGAATTCATATAGAAATTATGTTACACAGTGGGAGATTGAGCAATATCTAACGAAATTCTAA